The Gemella haemolysans genome includes a region encoding these proteins:
- the tenA gene encoding thiaminase II, with amino-acid sequence MKLITEIMEEKALPIVDKIYNDGFIQGLIRADLSKEAVEHYLKADALYLENFSDIYAMLLAKSNDKAEKNFFLDQINFVLNEEIAAHKNLADYVGRDYQEIIKGGEWYPSADHYIKHMYYNAFAFGMAETLSAMAPCPWIYQMVARKILANHDLAEDHPLKFWVEFYADGLVDEVLSEYHKIINREAEFMSEEGKQRLIKNFLESCEHERRFFNMAYTQEHWGLEV; translated from the coding sequence ATGAAACTTATTACTGAAATTATGGAAGAGAAGGCATTGCCAATTGTTGACAAGATATATAATGATGGCTTTATTCAAGGTTTAATTCGTGCTGATTTATCTAAGGAGGCAGTGGAACACTATTTAAAAGCTGATGCTTTATACTTAGAAAATTTCAGCGATATTTATGCAATGCTTTTAGCTAAAAGTAATGATAAAGCTGAGAAAAACTTTTTCTTAGATCAAATTAATTTTGTATTGAACGAAGAAATTGCTGCTCATAAAAATTTAGCTGATTATGTAGGAAGAGACTATCAAGAAATAATAAAAGGTGGAGAGTGGTATCCATCTGCAGACCACTATATTAAACATATGTATTATAATGCATTTGCATTTGGAATGGCAGAAACACTTAGTGCTATGGCACCATGTCCATGGATTTATCAAATGGTTGCGAGAAAAATTTTAGCTAATCATGATTTAGCTGAAGATCATCCATTAAAATTCTGGGTAGAGTTTTATGCGGATGGTTTAGTTGACGAAGTACTTTCTGAGTATCATAAAATAATTAATCGTGAAGCAGAATTTATGAGTGAAGAAGGAAAACAACGACTAATTAAAAACTTTTTAGAAAGTTGTGAACATGAACGACGTTTCTTTAATATGGCTTATACACAAGAACATTGGGGACTTGAGGTGTAG
- the thiD gene encoding bifunctional hydroxymethylpyrimidine kinase/phosphomethylpyrimidine kinase yields the protein MSKLNIALTIAGTDPTGGAGIMADLKSFQAREVYGMAVVTSVVAQNTLGVQMIRNLDLDILEAQLKSVFDDITPNSIKTGMIANADMMKLIKKYLPKDIPYVVDPVMVATSGDKLIDDVARKHLKEEILPLATIITPNVPEAEEIVDFKIVTEDDVNRAGKFIIDEVGCKSVVIKGGHLTGEAKDYLFLNDGTKKVWTSERFKTNHTHGTGCTFSAVITAELAKGKSIVEAVDIGKKFITAAIKHTPEIGHGNGPVNHIAFKGDL from the coding sequence ATGAGTAAACTTAATATTGCTTTAACTATTGCAGGAACAGATCCAACTGGTGGAGCTGGAATTATGGCCGATTTAAAAAGTTTCCAAGCTCGTGAAGTGTACGGAATGGCAGTAGTTACTAGTGTTGTTGCACAAAACACTCTAGGTGTTCAAATGATTAGAAACTTAGACTTAGATATACTAGAAGCGCAATTAAAAAGTGTCTTTGATGATATAACACCTAATAGTATAAAAACTGGAATGATAGCAAATGCTGATATGATGAAGCTGATTAAAAAATATTTACCAAAAGATATCCCATATGTTGTTGATCCAGTAATGGTTGCAACAAGTGGGGATAAATTGATAGATGATGTTGCTAGAAAACATCTAAAAGAAGAGATATTACCACTTGCTACTATAATTACACCAAATGTTCCAGAAGCAGAAGAAATAGTCGATTTTAAAATAGTAACTGAAGATGATGTGAATCGTGCAGGAAAATTCATTATTGATGAAGTTGGATGTAAGTCTGTAGTTATAAAAGGTGGACATCTAACAGGAGAAGCGAAAGATTATTTATTCTTAAATGATGGGACTAAGAAAGTGTGGACTAGTGAGAGATTTAAAACTAATCATACACATGGAACAGGATGTACTTTCTCAGCAGTTATTACCGCTGAATTAGCAAAAGGCAAAAGTATAGTTGAAGCTGTAGATATTGGAAAAAAATTTATTACCGCAGCGATTAAACATACACCAGAGATAGGTCATGGAAATGGTCCTGTAAATCATATAGCATTTAAAGGAGATTTATAA